In a single window of the Neoarius graeffei isolate fNeoGra1 chromosome 28, fNeoGra1.pri, whole genome shotgun sequence genome:
- the LOC132875549 gene encoding butyrophilin-like protein 2 has protein sequence MAAASNEFKLIGPRSKERYNRSAVTLSCRLSPEVSAVNMEIRWFKGTDCVCVYKNRQETKGRGYEGRASLITQELETGNVSLQLRDCEWSDEGHYLCQVTDGDRTEEITVEMSKCS, from the exons ATGGCGGCTGCAAGCA ATGAGTTTAAACTCATTGGTCCTAGGAGTAAAGAGCGCTATAATCGCTCTGCTGTCACTCTCTCATGCCGTCTGTCTCCTGAAGTCAGTGCTGTTAACATGGAGATCCGGTGGTTTAAGGGCACAGACTGTGTTTGTGTCTATAAGAACAGACAGGAGACAAAGGGGAGAGGTTACGAGGGCAGAGCGAGTCTGATCACTCAGGAGCTGGAGACAGGAAACGTCTCCTTACAGCTGAGAGATTGTGAATGGTCAGATGAGGGACATTACCTGTGTCAGGTCACTGATGGAGACAGAACAGAGGAGATTACAGTAGAGATGAGTAAGTGTTCCTGA